The following proteins come from a genomic window of Microbacterium sp. SY138:
- a CDS encoding AraC family transcriptional regulator, with product MAPVVRLIAVESTRTLPTNRVVFDDARIIHVMEGATEVETADTRFLLEAGASLAIGGGRWCSMRPRLRARMWDIYIDESFLRAQLALLLPDRTRVQRGFHPHEWNGGPLSLSPGVARLQRLEPLWQQMRLLPGRAHLPEVAAARNVELFARWMSIVAPTFLAGEVTDDPSPSTAQVQSAVRGRITDTATLGSVGRAVWLLRERMREPWTLTTLSDSVALSRAHLTRLFTLRTGISPIRFLTEVRLTEFTRLIEETELSISYAAQTVGWRDPRIASAWFVRRFGVTPSKYRLTPHPHHTTREARVRNTP from the coding sequence GTGGCACCCGTGGTGCGACTGATCGCTGTCGAATCGACGCGCACCCTCCCGACGAACCGTGTTGTGTTTGATGACGCCCGGATCATTCATGTCATGGAGGGAGCAACCGAGGTCGAGACCGCGGATACCAGATTCTTGCTTGAAGCTGGCGCCTCGCTCGCGATTGGTGGAGGACGCTGGTGCTCGATGCGTCCGCGCCTCCGCGCGAGGATGTGGGACATCTATATCGACGAGAGCTTCCTGCGTGCACAGTTGGCGCTGCTCTTGCCAGACAGAACCCGTGTCCAGCGAGGGTTCCACCCACATGAATGGAACGGCGGGCCTCTGTCACTCTCGCCGGGCGTCGCACGACTACAACGTCTTGAACCCCTCTGGCAACAGATGAGACTCCTCCCCGGCCGCGCCCATCTCCCTGAGGTCGCGGCCGCTCGCAATGTAGAACTGTTCGCACGCTGGATGAGCATCGTCGCACCTACCTTCCTCGCCGGGGAAGTGACCGATGATCCTTCTCCATCGACGGCGCAGGTCCAGAGCGCGGTTCGCGGACGCATCACCGACACAGCCACCCTCGGCTCCGTTGGACGCGCCGTGTGGCTGTTGCGAGAACGGATGCGTGAGCCGTGGACACTGACCACTCTGTCGGACTCTGTAGCGTTGTCACGCGCCCATCTGACACGTCTGTTCACCCTTCGCACGGGTATCTCTCCCATCCGATTCCTCACAGAGGTCAGACTCACTGAGTTCACGCGACTGATCGAGGAAACTGAGCTTTCGATCTCTTACGCCGCGCAGACGGTCGGCTGGCGTGATCCACGGATCGCTTCGGCGTGGTTCGTCCGCCGCTTCGGCGTCACTCCTTCGAAGTATCGGCTCACCCCGCACCCGCATCACACCACTCGTGAGGCACGAGTGCGCAACACGCCGTGA
- a CDS encoding DUF2637 domain-containing protein, whose translation MATQAGRRWAVVTAAGGTVFIAAGAFWLSFTALADLARRSGIEAGQAWAWPLIVDGIIVVATVAVVALAGHRQAWYSWVLLVAGAVVSVTANAIHAVVAADADVPAVLAASVAAVPPLVLLAITHLTVILTRPAPTHASDLSADPPTAPVADSGHAVMPSVPLAAAVSRGEGREAAVLLRQQEGWSNKQIARRLGVHPSTVGRWFARPALTGPDSEETT comes from the coding sequence ATGGCGACGCAGGCGGGGAGGCGGTGGGCGGTGGTGACCGCGGCAGGCGGGACGGTGTTCATCGCCGCCGGAGCGTTCTGGCTGTCCTTCACCGCCTTGGCGGACCTGGCCCGCCGTTCCGGGATCGAGGCGGGGCAGGCGTGGGCGTGGCCGCTGATCGTGGACGGCATCATCGTCGTCGCAACCGTCGCCGTGGTCGCCCTGGCTGGGCACCGCCAGGCGTGGTACTCGTGGGTGCTGCTGGTCGCCGGCGCGGTGGTGTCGGTGACGGCCAACGCGATCCATGCCGTCGTCGCCGCGGACGCCGACGTGCCGGCGGTGCTCGCCGCGTCCGTTGCGGCGGTGCCCCCGCTGGTGCTGCTGGCGATCACCCACCTCACCGTCATCCTCACCCGCCCCGCCCCTACACACGCATCCGATCTGTCTGCCGACCCACCGACAGCGCCTGTCGCCGACTCGGGCCATGCGGTGATGCCGTCCGTCCCGTTGGCGGCGGCGGTGTCGCGGGGTGAGGGGCGTGAGGCGGCGGTGTTGCTGCGGCAGCAGGAGGGGTGGTCGAACAAGCAGATCGCCCGCCGCCTGGGCGTGCACCCGTCCACGGTGGGCCGCTGGTTCGCCCGGCCGGCGCTGACCGGCCCCGACTCGGAGGAGACGACATGA
- a CDS encoding metalloregulator ArsR/SmtB family transcription factor, producing MHAETSEEHTDPHSEFVEIVAEVFRLLADATRIRVILALKSGELSVNELAEIVDRPAPAVSQHLAKLRWSKLVRVRQEATRMYYSLTDDHALRLITEAILQAEHTVEDAPRHHA from the coding sequence ATGCATGCAGAAACATCTGAAGAGCACACTGATCCCCACAGCGAATTCGTCGAGATCGTGGCCGAGGTGTTCCGCCTGCTCGCGGATGCGACACGGATCCGGGTGATCCTGGCGCTGAAGTCGGGGGAACTGTCCGTGAATGAGCTTGCGGAGATCGTCGATCGGCCGGCGCCCGCCGTGTCGCAGCATCTCGCGAAACTGCGCTGGAGCAAGCTCGTACGAGTGCGTCAAGAGGCGACGCGAATGTACTACTCACTCACCGATGATCATGCGCTGCGACTGATCACCGAGGCGATCCTGCAAGCGGAACACACGGTTGAGGATGCGCCGAGGCACCACGCATGA
- a CDS encoding MFS transporter: MIGVLRNGTYRALFFAQVIALVGTGLLTVALGLLAFEIAGEAAGSVLGTALTIKMVAYVGVAPLAAALVDRLPKKAVLVGADVIRFGIALMLPFVQDTWQIYLLVFVLQSASATFTPAFQSLIPSVLPDPQQYTRALALSRLAYDLDSILSPLIAAALLTLIAYNDLFVGTAVGFAVSAALVLIARLPVLPREGSGSTFWERLPTGLKVFARTPSLRFLMAANVVVAAGTAIVLVNSVVYVKGVFGLGDASLALALGAYGAGSLVIALNVPWIVDRIGVLRTMSAGGWALTAGMVCAVAMTIVATTTGTGWWMLLATWALLGASTSLINTPSSRLLADASIPENRNLVYTAQFALSHGCFLISYPVAGWLGAIGLPVAAFALLGLAVVGLVAVTLLRRPAERVNATSGLSSATGS, encoded by the coding sequence ATGATCGGTGTGCTGCGCAACGGCACCTATCGTGCGCTGTTCTTCGCACAGGTGATCGCACTCGTCGGTACGGGACTTCTGACTGTTGCGCTCGGGCTGCTCGCTTTTGAGATCGCGGGCGAGGCCGCGGGGTCCGTGCTTGGGACCGCGCTGACGATCAAGATGGTCGCCTATGTGGGCGTTGCTCCGTTGGCGGCGGCGCTGGTCGATCGTCTGCCGAAGAAGGCTGTCCTGGTCGGTGCGGATGTCATCCGGTTCGGCATCGCGCTGATGCTTCCGTTCGTTCAAGACACCTGGCAGATCTATCTGCTGGTGTTCGTGTTGCAGTCGGCGTCGGCGACGTTCACTCCTGCGTTCCAGTCGTTGATCCCGAGCGTGCTTCCCGACCCTCAGCAGTACACTCGAGCGCTGGCTTTGTCGCGGCTCGCGTATGACCTCGACTCCATCCTCAGCCCGCTTATCGCGGCGGCACTGCTGACGTTGATCGCCTACAACGATCTATTCGTGGGAACGGCAGTGGGCTTCGCCGTCTCGGCCGCCCTCGTGCTCATCGCCCGGCTCCCGGTCCTCCCCCGGGAGGGCTCGGGGTCGACATTCTGGGAACGGCTGCCCACGGGGCTCAAAGTCTTCGCTCGCACTCCCAGTCTCCGTTTTCTGATGGCGGCCAACGTCGTGGTCGCGGCGGGAACCGCGATCGTGTTGGTCAACTCGGTCGTGTATGTGAAGGGAGTGTTTGGGCTCGGTGATGCCTCTCTGGCCCTCGCACTCGGAGCCTACGGCGCGGGCTCCCTCGTGATCGCGCTGAACGTGCCATGGATCGTGGACCGGATCGGCGTGCTCCGCACGATGAGCGCCGGAGGATGGGCTCTCACTGCAGGCATGGTCTGTGCCGTGGCGATGACGATCGTCGCGACGACGACCGGGACGGGGTGGTGGATGCTCCTTGCGACCTGGGCGCTCCTAGGTGCAAGCACGTCACTGATCAACACGCCCTCGTCGCGCCTGCTCGCAGACGCATCGATTCCGGAGAATCGCAACCTCGTCTACACGGCACAGTTCGCCCTGTCCCACGGCTGCTTCCTGATCAGTTACCCGGTTGCGGGGTGGCTGGGAGCGATCGGTCTTCCGGTCGCGGCGTTCGCCCTGCTTGGCCTCGCGGTCGTCGGTCTCGTCGCGGTGACGCTGCTGCGCAGGCCAGCCGAACGGGTGAACGCGACCAGCGGGCTGAGCAGTGCCACCGGCAGTTGA
- a CDS encoding bifunctional DNA primase/polymerase, with translation MSLFTEAAGLPLPAAAARFAAFGVPVFPCVPGGKRPLTGHGFHDASTDPAQVSAWWRRWPGANIAVPTGAASGLVVVDVDVHGPVDGRASFRRARDAGLVEGWELLVRTPTGGMHAYYPATPGTAQRSWQAGRAGVDFRGDGGYIVVPPSTRPIGAATVGYRILQVVHDPGRELDAGRLRDFLDPRPPIRPRPGGRQSAGREDAERLARWLDRQDTDRNLKLFWASCRLAEGGVPFADALDAVLTAVKSDFGPREITATVRSAYRAVHPGSVRRTTTSPTQGASPVGAGWFDRRPSPGRPAVPRRGL, from the coding sequence GTGTCGCTGTTCACCGAGGCCGCGGGCCTGCCGTTGCCGGCGGCTGCGGCACGGTTCGCCGCCTTCGGGGTGCCGGTGTTCCCGTGCGTGCCGGGCGGCAAGCGCCCCCTGACCGGGCACGGCTTCCACGACGCGAGCACCGATCCCGCCCAGGTGTCGGCGTGGTGGCGACGGTGGCCGGGCGCGAACATCGCCGTCCCGACGGGTGCGGCGTCTGGGCTGGTGGTGGTGGATGTGGACGTGCACGGGCCGGTCGACGGGCGGGCGAGCTTCCGCCGTGCCCGCGACGCCGGGCTGGTCGAGGGTTGGGAGCTGCTGGTGCGCACCCCCACCGGCGGCATGCACGCCTACTACCCGGCGACACCGGGCACCGCACAACGATCCTGGCAAGCCGGGCGCGCAGGAGTCGATTTCCGTGGCGACGGCGGCTACATCGTCGTCCCGCCTTCGACCCGACCCATCGGCGCCGCCACGGTCGGATACCGCATCCTCCAGGTCGTACACGATCCGGGACGCGAGCTGGACGCGGGCAGGTTGCGGGACTTCCTCGACCCCCGGCCGCCGATCCGCCCTCGCCCGGGCGGCAGGCAGTCGGCGGGGCGGGAGGATGCGGAGCGGTTGGCGCGGTGGCTGGACCGGCAGGACACTGACCGCAATCTCAAACTGTTCTGGGCCTCGTGCCGACTGGCCGAGGGCGGCGTCCCGTTCGCTGATGCTCTCGATGCGGTGCTGACGGCCGTGAAGTCGGACTTCGGGCCGCGGGAGATCACCGCGACCGTCCGGTCCGCCTACCGCGCCGTCCACCCCGGTTCTGTCAGGCGCACGACGACCTCCCCGACGCAGGGCGCGTCACCGGTAGGAGCCGGCTGGTTCGACCGCCGCCCCTCCCCGGGCCGGCCGGCCGTGCCGAGGAGGGGGCTGTGA
- a CDS encoding ArdC family protein, which yields MATIGTSRDAWDAKLEHLHMQLSAAVDQLVSGADWTRALEFAARFRSRSFGNTLLIWAQHLDAFEAGRVSSPELCYVAGYRQWQSLGRQVEKGQPGYMIFAPVTGRFASSTPQDSLSWRRLGRFEKPKPGEAVRSRMVGAKPAYVWDVSQTSGDPIPERAASVLLEGDAPEGLWEGLAGLVEAEGFAVLRVEHAGLIHGANGLTDYMNRTVSVRMDMDDAAQVKTLAHELAHVRLHGPDNPDATGHRGIGEVEAESVALMIGAAHGMDTSSYTIPYVSGWAGTVKDKDPAEVVQATGERVRKTAGAILDALPTVQLGGGDPPGLNRDALRTERPARAERTAAPRVEPPRASRVADAAVRGL from the coding sequence ATGGCAACGATCGGGACGTCACGGGATGCTTGGGATGCAAAGCTCGAACATCTCCATATGCAACTCTCGGCTGCGGTCGATCAGCTCGTCTCGGGTGCCGACTGGACGCGGGCGCTCGAGTTCGCGGCTCGGTTCCGGTCGCGGTCGTTCGGGAACACGCTGCTGATCTGGGCTCAGCATCTCGATGCCTTTGAGGCCGGGCGGGTGTCTTCGCCGGAGCTGTGCTATGTCGCCGGATACCGGCAGTGGCAGTCGTTGGGTCGTCAGGTTGAGAAGGGGCAACCGGGCTACATGATCTTCGCCCCGGTGACGGGCCGGTTCGCGTCCTCGACTCCGCAGGACTCGTTGTCGTGGCGCCGGTTGGGGCGGTTCGAGAAGCCGAAGCCGGGCGAGGCGGTGCGTTCGCGGATGGTGGGCGCGAAGCCGGCCTATGTCTGGGACGTGTCGCAGACCTCGGGCGATCCGATCCCCGAGCGCGCTGCGTCTGTCCTGCTGGAAGGCGATGCGCCCGAGGGTCTGTGGGAGGGCTTGGCCGGGCTGGTGGAGGCCGAAGGATTCGCGGTGCTGCGGGTCGAGCACGCCGGACTGATCCACGGCGCGAACGGCCTGACCGATTACATGAATCGCACGGTCTCAGTGCGGATGGACATGGACGATGCCGCGCAGGTGAAGACCCTTGCTCATGAGCTCGCGCATGTGCGCCTGCACGGCCCCGACAACCCGGATGCGACAGGGCATCGCGGGATCGGGGAGGTGGAGGCGGAGTCGGTGGCGTTGATGATCGGCGCCGCGCACGGCATGGATACCAGCTCGTACACGATCCCGTATGTGTCGGGGTGGGCGGGGACGGTGAAGGACAAAGACCCCGCGGAGGTGGTGCAGGCCACCGGCGAGCGGGTCCGCAAGACCGCCGGGGCGATCCTCGACGCCCTCCCGACCGTGCAGCTCGGCGGAGGTGACCCGCCCGGCCTGAACCGCGACGCCCTGCGCACCGAACGTCCCGCCCGGGCGGAGCGCACGGCGGCGCCGCGGGTGGAGCCGCCTCGGGCGTCTCGGGTAGCGGATGCCGCGGTGAGGGGCTTGTGA
- a CDS encoding M23 family metallopeptidase — MWKKLAALAVALLFLAPSIVLVGVAAVVNPAMTACSPGSFIVGPIPDSLAATTRNGETITLNKTQLTHAATIITTGSQTAGVGRPGVVIALMAALTESHLRMLANTGTYPESGNYPNDGNGSDHDSLGLFQMRPQSGWGTVADLMDPQYQARAFFGGPTGPNYPSPRGLLDIPGWQSMDPGEAAQAVEVSAYPDRYQNYQPVVEAILTTLTRPTPTGAGGDPVVPETTRIVFPLPEGTWVRTSPFGWRIHPITGERSFHTGSDFAAADGTPILAAADGVVVLAEFSGGYGGLIVIEHTVRGERVVSYYAHMWEHGIHVTAGQTVTAGQHIGDVGSSGQSTGPHLHFEIRPGGQGQEAVDADAWLTEHGAEGVTGGDTALAACTGGA; from the coding sequence ATGTGGAAGAAACTCGCCGCCCTCGCGGTGGCCCTGCTGTTCCTGGCCCCCTCGATCGTGCTCGTCGGGGTGGCCGCGGTGGTGAACCCGGCGATGACCGCCTGCTCGCCGGGATCGTTCATCGTCGGCCCGATCCCAGACTCCCTGGCCGCCACTACCCGCAACGGCGAGACGATCACCCTGAACAAGACGCAGCTCACTCACGCGGCGACAATCATCACCACGGGCTCGCAGACCGCTGGGGTGGGTCGGCCCGGCGTGGTGATCGCGCTGATGGCCGCGCTCACCGAATCGCACCTGCGGATGCTCGCCAACACCGGCACCTACCCCGAATCGGGGAACTACCCCAACGACGGCAACGGCTCCGACCACGACAGTCTGGGCCTGTTCCAGATGCGCCCGCAATCCGGGTGGGGCACCGTCGCCGACCTCATGGACCCGCAGTATCAGGCGCGCGCGTTCTTCGGCGGCCCCACCGGACCCAACTATCCGTCGCCGCGTGGCCTGCTCGACATCCCCGGCTGGCAGAGCATGGACCCCGGCGAAGCCGCACAAGCCGTCGAAGTCTCCGCGTACCCGGACAGGTATCAGAACTACCAGCCGGTCGTCGAAGCGATCCTCACCACCCTCACCCGACCCACACCCACCGGGGCCGGCGGTGATCCGGTGGTGCCCGAGACCACCAGGATCGTGTTCCCGCTGCCGGAGGGGACGTGGGTGCGCACGAGCCCGTTCGGGTGGCGCATTCACCCGATCACCGGGGAACGCTCCTTCCACACCGGGTCGGATTTCGCCGCCGCGGACGGCACCCCGATCCTCGCCGCCGCAGACGGCGTCGTGGTGCTGGCAGAGTTCTCCGGCGGCTACGGCGGCCTGATCGTCATCGAGCACACCGTCCGAGGTGAGCGAGTCGTGTCGTACTACGCGCACATGTGGGAGCACGGCATCCACGTCACCGCAGGGCAGACGGTCACCGCCGGGCAGCACATCGGCGACGTCGGCTCCTCCGGGCAATCCACCGGGCCACACCTGCATTTCGAGATCCGCCCCGGCGGGCAAGGACAAGAAGCCGTGGACGCGGACGCCTGGCTGACCGAGCACGGCGCCGAAGGCGTCACCGGCGGAGACACCGCCCTCGCCGCCTGCACCGGGGGTGCGTGA
- the hisD gene encoding histidinol dehydrogenase, which yields MEDVLQRAAEIVDAVRTRGRDAVLDYSEQFDGLRPEWLRTPAVALKDAWSLQSEGFRRAVDDAVDRVERAHRAQLPVASATEYGRGASVRQEYRPVERAGLYVPGGKAAYASSVIMNAVPAQVAGVESIVVACPPDRRTGLPPAPVMAACYRLGITEVIAVGGAQAIAAMAFGLTGPNGDGVRAVDIITGPGNAYVAAAKSLVQQTVGIDSVAGPTEVMIIADDTADPVFVAADLLSQAEHSEDAASVLVTDSASLATAVAEEVEAQTRNARNRDRARRALAGPQSFIAIVDGLDDAVGFCARYGPEHLEIMTRDAESIAARVRNAGAIFIGPWSPVSLGDYAAGSNHVLPTGGSSRHSAALSVMTFLRPTQIIAYELAGLRAAAPTVVALAAAEGLWAHGDAVTTRLS from the coding sequence GTGGAAGACGTTCTGCAGCGTGCGGCGGAGATCGTGGACGCGGTGCGCACGCGGGGTCGCGATGCCGTACTGGACTATTCCGAGCAGTTCGATGGGCTGCGTCCGGAATGGTTGAGAACACCCGCTGTCGCGTTGAAAGACGCATGGTCTCTGCAGTCCGAGGGCTTTCGGAGGGCCGTCGACGACGCCGTGGACCGGGTGGAGCGAGCGCATCGCGCACAGCTCCCGGTCGCCAGTGCGACGGAGTACGGTCGCGGCGCCAGTGTGCGGCAGGAGTACCGGCCTGTGGAGCGAGCGGGGCTGTATGTGCCCGGAGGCAAGGCGGCGTACGCGTCGAGCGTGATTATGAATGCTGTTCCCGCGCAGGTGGCGGGCGTCGAGTCGATCGTGGTCGCGTGTCCGCCCGATCGGCGGACCGGCCTGCCCCCCGCGCCGGTGATGGCGGCCTGCTATCGGCTCGGCATCACCGAGGTGATCGCTGTGGGTGGTGCCCAGGCGATCGCGGCAATGGCGTTCGGGTTGACGGGGCCGAACGGCGATGGTGTTCGTGCCGTGGACATCATCACAGGCCCCGGCAACGCATACGTTGCCGCCGCGAAGTCACTGGTGCAGCAGACAGTGGGTATCGACTCGGTCGCGGGGCCCACCGAGGTCATGATCATCGCGGATGACACGGCGGATCCCGTCTTCGTCGCGGCTGACCTGCTGAGCCAGGCCGAACACTCGGAAGATGCCGCCTCGGTGCTCGTGACCGACTCGGCTTCTCTCGCCACCGCAGTCGCCGAGGAGGTCGAGGCGCAGACACGGAACGCACGCAATCGTGACCGTGCGCGTCGTGCTCTGGCGGGCCCGCAGTCGTTCATCGCCATCGTCGACGGCCTGGACGACGCCGTCGGGTTCTGTGCACGCTATGGCCCGGAGCACTTGGAGATCATGACTCGTGACGCTGAGTCGATCGCCGCCCGAGTCCGCAACGCGGGTGCGATCTTCATCGGGCCCTGGTCCCCGGTGTCACTGGGAGACTATGCCGCGGGTTCGAATCACGTGCTCCCGACCGGCGGGAGCTCTCGGCACTCCGCGGCCTTGTCGGTGATGACCTTCCTCCGCCCGACGCAGATCATCGCCTACGAGCTGGCAGGGCTTCGGGCCGCCGCGCCCACGGTTGTTGCTCTGGCAGCCGCAGAGGGGCTGTGGGCGCACGGCGACGCCGTCACAACACGCCTGAGTTGA
- a CDS encoding cation diffusion facilitator family transporter has protein sequence MDSTPQPPRTHSEAPSAEHSHADNAHDHAHNDAGRGDHSHGSGAWAQFKHAITPHSHDAMEKIQTAEEARNDGIRTAWIGLAGMLTVAIAQIFIVAISGSIGLLADTVHSFGHAVTTIPLVIAFRIGARRATERYPYGYRRAEDVVGIFIVFIIFLTAVYIGYEAINALVNPRPLTNLGWVFAAGIVGFLGNEIVAVYRIRGGKRIGSAALIAEGQHARADGFTSLAVVVGISLAWLGFPQADAIVGLFIAVVIFGIMLSSLKSILNRLMDGVDKGLIAQATNLVREVPGVRSATVRARWSGHRLLVEAFIEVDPDLSLTESTMIADDVRTTLKTSLRSVESTTVEFTPTTAAHPHEH, from the coding sequence ATGGACAGCACGCCCCAACCACCCCGCACGCACTCGGAGGCCCCCTCCGCAGAGCACTCCCACGCGGACAACGCCCACGATCACGCGCACAACGACGCCGGGCGCGGCGATCACTCCCACGGAAGCGGAGCATGGGCGCAGTTCAAGCACGCGATCACACCGCACTCGCATGACGCGATGGAGAAGATCCAGACAGCGGAAGAAGCCCGCAACGACGGCATCCGAACCGCCTGGATCGGGCTGGCCGGAATGCTCACGGTGGCCATCGCCCAGATCTTCATCGTCGCGATCTCAGGCTCGATCGGCTTGCTGGCCGACACGGTGCACAGCTTCGGGCACGCCGTCACCACCATCCCACTGGTGATCGCCTTCCGGATCGGAGCCCGGCGTGCCACCGAGCGATATCCCTACGGCTACCGTCGCGCCGAAGACGTCGTGGGAATCTTCATCGTCTTCATCATCTTCCTCACCGCCGTGTACATCGGCTACGAAGCCATCAACGCACTAGTCAACCCGCGACCGCTGACCAACCTCGGATGGGTGTTCGCCGCGGGCATCGTCGGTTTCCTCGGCAACGAGATCGTCGCGGTCTACCGGATCCGCGGAGGCAAGCGGATCGGGTCCGCCGCGCTGATCGCCGAAGGGCAGCACGCGCGAGCCGACGGATTCACCTCACTCGCGGTCGTCGTCGGCATCAGCCTGGCCTGGCTCGGATTCCCGCAGGCGGATGCGATCGTGGGGTTGTTCATCGCCGTCGTGATCTTCGGAATCATGCTCAGCTCCCTGAAGTCGATCCTGAACCGCCTCATGGACGGCGTCGACAAAGGACTCATCGCCCAGGCGACCAATCTGGTTCGCGAGGTCCCCGGCGTTCGAAGTGCCACGGTCCGAGCCCGCTGGAGCGGACACCGCCTGCTCGTGGAAGCGTTCATCGAGGTCGACCCCGACCTGTCGCTCACCGAGAGCACAATGATCGCAGACGACGTGCGCACGACGCTCAAGACGAGCCTGCGCAGCGTGGAATCCACCACCGTTGAGTTCACCCCGACGACAGCAGCACACCCACACGAACACTAA
- a CDS encoding metalloregulator ArsR/SmtB family transcription factor, which yields MDSTATPAITPEDADVARAVRVLALLAEPTRFRIILATQYGPMSVNHLADIVERSPAAVSQHLAKLRAAGLVRRESHGNQAFYSAVDEHAIAIAHAVAMQAEHHADGTSSQHHAGENPT from the coding sequence GTGGACAGTACTGCCACGCCCGCCATCACCCCCGAAGACGCCGACGTCGCACGTGCGGTGCGCGTGCTGGCCCTTCTCGCTGAACCGACGCGCTTCCGAATCATCCTCGCTACCCAATACGGACCGATGTCCGTCAACCACCTCGCCGACATCGTGGAACGCTCCCCCGCCGCCGTATCGCAGCATCTCGCCAAGCTGCGGGCCGCAGGACTGGTCCGACGCGAGTCCCACGGAAACCAGGCCTTCTACTCAGCCGTCGACGAGCACGCCATCGCCATCGCCCACGCTGTCGCTATGCAAGCCGAGCATCATGCCGACGGCACTTCTTCTCAGCACCACGCGGGTGAAAACCCTACCTAG
- a CDS encoding ParB N-terminal domain-containing protein, with translation MSTPPGGHIELERAVDAIGVGRRHRQDYGDLAPLVDSIRRNGLLQPITITLDGHLICGARRLAAIRQLGWKTVNLWVRSGVSDRLGQLLAEQDDNLLHKPLTQLEAAALYRELKALLTEGATLRQEATRFQPAGTGEEDGAVNLTAPWAGSGEAAVQAAQMVTGRDSHTTMERIVRLEDLAADTAQPDAVRQRATEEVERIRVGGKVYPAHLRMNAELSLAELYQLATDPAQPAELREQARAEAAGVRAAERDARAVELEHLAKDALARVRAAKKTGRKPRPRLPAVEPGEAVPYPLTVFLAIWDDLAGWWAHHDPAGVGPALTDEQWARFEGTIAGTVAFADAARAFRQAERLGEHIA, from the coding sequence ATGAGCACTCCGCCGGGCGGCCACATCGAGCTGGAGCGGGCCGTGGATGCCATCGGCGTCGGACGCCGGCACCGGCAGGACTACGGCGACCTGGCACCGCTGGTCGATTCGATCCGCCGCAACGGGCTGCTGCAACCGATCACGATCACCCTCGACGGGCACCTGATCTGCGGTGCCCGGCGCCTGGCGGCGATCCGGCAGCTCGGGTGGAAGACCGTCAACCTGTGGGTCCGCTCCGGGGTGTCCGACCGGCTCGGGCAGCTCCTGGCCGAGCAGGACGACAACCTGCTGCACAAACCGCTCACCCAGCTCGAAGCCGCCGCCCTTTACCGGGAGCTCAAAGCCCTCCTGACCGAGGGTGCCACGCTGCGACAGGAGGCCACCCGGTTCCAGCCCGCTGGCACAGGCGAGGAGGACGGTGCCGTTAACTTAACGGCACCGTGGGCGGGCTCTGGGGAGGCGGCGGTGCAGGCCGCGCAGATGGTCACCGGCCGTGACTCGCACACCACGATGGAACGCATCGTCCGCCTCGAAGACCTCGCCGCCGACACCGCCCAGCCCGACGCGGTCCGGCAGCGGGCGACGGAGGAGGTGGAGCGGATCAGAGTCGGCGGGAAGGTCTACCCCGCCCACCTGCGGATGAACGCCGAACTGTCCCTCGCCGAGCTCTACCAGCTCGCCACCGACCCCGCCCAGCCGGCCGAGCTGCGCGAGCAGGCCAGGGCCGAGGCCGCCGGCGTGCGGGCCGCGGAACGGGACGCGCGCGCCGTGGAGCTGGAGCACCTCGCCAAAGACGCGCTCGCCCGCGTGCGAGCCGCGAAGAAGACCGGCCGCAAACCTCGTCCCCGGCTGCCGGCGGTCGAACCGGGTGAGGCGGTGCCGTACCCGCTGACCGTCTTCCTCGCGATCTGGGACGACCTCGCCGGCTGGTGGGCACATCACGATCCCGCCGGGGTCGGCCCGGCGCTCACCGACGAGCAATGGGCACGGTTCGAGGGCACCATCGCCGGCACCGTAGCGTTTGCCGACGCCGCCCGCGCATTCCGGCAGGCCGAGCGCCTGGGCGAACACATCGCCTGA